From a region of the Fischerella sp. JS2 genome:
- a CDS encoding DUF937 domain-containing protein produces MGLFDQIINAIDNPSQQGSTGQLGDIVNTVKQLSNRTGADPSTMQSVIGIVGSYVRSALQQKQAHGGNAEAQAVVNQYGGTSPSSQAVNSLFSLGMQRQVAETVSQRTGLDAGMIEQLLPVLVPIVLNFLKTGASSQLGGNSVLNSFLDADNDGDVDIADAMQMATRYLGR; encoded by the coding sequence ATGGGACTTTTTGACCAAATTATCAATGCGATCGACAATCCTAGCCAGCAAGGCAGTACAGGGCAGTTGGGTGATATCGTCAATACTGTAAAGCAGCTAAGTAATCGGACTGGTGCAGATCCTTCTACCATGCAATCAGTTATTGGTATTGTAGGTAGTTATGTACGTTCTGCTTTGCAACAAAAGCAAGCTCATGGTGGTAACGCAGAAGCGCAAGCTGTAGTTAATCAATACGGCGGTACTTCTCCCAGTTCCCAAGCTGTAAACTCTCTATTTTCGCTAGGAATGCAACGACAGGTGGCTGAAACTGTTTCCCAGCGTACTGGCTTGGATGCTGGTATGATTGAGCAATTATTACCAGTGTTGGTTCCTATAGTCCTGAATTTTTTGAAAACAGGTGCAAGTTCCCAATTAGGTGGGAACTCTGTCTTGAATTCTTTCCTAGATGCTGACAATGATGGTGATGTTGATATTGCTGATGCGATGCAGATGGCAACTAGGTATTTAGGAAGATAA
- a CDS encoding DUF1501 domain-containing protein → MNRRDFLFHAGAFSVSTLTAVGTNAWLARSETQNSNQKRLIVIFLRGAIDGLSVVVPYSETAYYQARSKIAIPKPGNEGGVLDLNGHFGLHPALASLMPLWQQKTLAFVHASGSPDPTRSHFDAQDYMESGTPGIKRTTDGWMNRLLRVLSGNSPIKAVSVSATTPRILSGQISVANLDLNRAVTKPSLLDRPQVEAAFEQLYNGHDQLSQTYREGQQARQALKADLNAEMEMANNGAPLPNGFAKTALHLAQLMVKDSRIELGFMQLGGWDTHVNQGGSKGKLARNLAQLGQGLASLVKGLGPVYQHTTVLVMSEFGRTVSENGNGGTDHGHGNVMWVLGGRIRGGKVYGEWPGLGTNQLYQGRDLAITTDFRDVIAVVLEHHMNLNDAKMNQVFSNYIPTNKINLI, encoded by the coding sequence ATGAATAGACGCGATTTTCTTTTCCATGCAGGTGCTTTTTCAGTTAGTACCTTAACAGCAGTCGGAACAAACGCTTGGTTAGCCAGATCCGAAACCCAAAACAGTAACCAGAAGCGTTTGATTGTTATCTTTCTACGTGGTGCAATCGATGGATTGAGTGTAGTAGTTCCTTACTCAGAGACTGCTTACTATCAGGCACGGTCAAAAATTGCTATTCCCAAACCTGGTAATGAAGGAGGAGTTCTCGATTTAAATGGTCATTTTGGGTTACATCCAGCATTGGCTTCCCTAATGCCTTTATGGCAACAGAAAACTCTTGCCTTTGTTCATGCCAGTGGTTCTCCTGATCCTACTCGTTCCCATTTTGATGCTCAAGATTACATGGAAAGTGGTACTCCTGGTATAAAGCGGACTACCGACGGCTGGATGAATCGTTTACTTAGAGTTTTATCAGGAAACTCGCCCATCAAAGCAGTAAGCGTGAGTGCGACAACACCGCGCATTTTATCTGGACAAATATCTGTGGCGAACTTGGACTTAAATAGAGCTGTTACCAAACCTTCACTGTTAGATCGTCCCCAAGTGGAAGCAGCATTTGAGCAACTCTACAATGGTCATGATCAGTTGAGTCAAACCTATCGAGAAGGCCAACAAGCACGTCAAGCATTAAAGGCCGACCTCAATGCCGAAATGGAAATGGCCAATAATGGTGCGCCTTTACCTAATGGTTTCGCCAAAACTGCCCTACATTTAGCACAATTAATGGTTAAAGACTCTCGAATCGAGTTAGGATTCATGCAATTGGGAGGTTGGGATACCCATGTCAATCAAGGTGGTAGTAAAGGAAAGTTAGCCAGAAACTTGGCACAACTAGGACAAGGCTTAGCAAGTTTAGTGAAGGGATTAGGGCCTGTTTATCAACACACTACTGTTTTAGTTATGTCTGAGTTTGGTCGTACCGTCAGCGAAAATGGCAATGGTGGTACAGATCACGGACACGGAAATGTCATGTGGGTGTTAGGTGGAAGAATTCGCGGTGGCAAGGTTTATGGAGAATGGCCAGGTTTAGGAACTAACCAACTTTACCAAGGCAGAGACTTAGCAATTACCACTGATTTTCGAGATGTGATTGCTGTAGTTTTAGAACATCACATGAATTTAAACGACGCTAAAATGAACCAAGTTTTTTCAAATTATATACCTACTAATAAGATTAATTTGATATAG
- a CDS encoding RNA 2'-phosphotransferase encodes MNNSRLIKISKYLSKHLRHQPERIGLKLAPGGWVAVDELLAACQKNQFPITRAELNEVVANNDKKRFSFDSTGAFIRANQGHSTDVDLQLEPVSPPDVLYHGTGHESVDSILQTGLNKMLRHHVHLSADIVTAKTVGARHGKPVVLIVDAAAMYEAGYIFYCSDNGVWLVDHVPPEYLQKNE; translated from the coding sequence ATGAATAATTCTCGCCTCATCAAAATTAGTAAATACCTTAGCAAACACCTCCGCCATCAACCAGAACGCATTGGTTTGAAACTTGCTCCTGGTGGCTGGGTTGCTGTTGATGAATTATTAGCAGCGTGCCAAAAAAATCAGTTTCCCATAACCCGTGCAGAACTCAATGAAGTTGTCGCTAACAACGATAAAAAACGCTTTTCTTTTGATTCTACAGGTGCTTTCATTCGTGCTAATCAAGGACATAGCACTGATGTTGATTTACAACTAGAACCTGTTTCTCCTCCTGATGTGCTTTATCACGGTACAGGACACGAATCTGTTGATTCAATTTTGCAAACAGGACTTAATAAAATGTTGCGTCATCATGTGCATTTATCAGCTGATATTGTTACAGCCAAAACAGTTGGTGCAAGACATGGTAAACCAGTAGTATTGATTGTAGATGCGGCGGCAATGTATGAAGCTGGTTATATTTTTTATTGTTCTGATAATGGAGTTTGGTTAGTTGATCATGTACCACCAGAATATTTGCAGAAAAATGAATAA
- a CDS encoding DUF1800 domain-containing protein codes for MIVKPKYLVVSLFILLGGIYPSDAVSTPPDPKILHVINRLSFGPRPGDVAKVKTLGIENYIKSQLSPDSIPEPQSLTNQLSQLETLNMSPVELYREYAPVFKAQQPAQQALHGKVRLVIQQAVQARLLRATQSPRQLQEVMVDFWYNHFNVYAGKGLDRLWIGVYEQEAIRPYVLGSFRDLLEATARHPAMLFYLDNWQNTAPGSPGARGRFQGINENYARELMELHTLGVDGGYTQQDVVALARILTGWGFRRDRQTSTGSGFYFDPKRHDFSDKVFLGHTIKGSGEAEVEQALDILARSPATAHHISYQLAQYFVSDRPPETLVKRLQERFLATNGNIREVLNTLFHSPEFWDTSNFNTKFKTPYQYVVSGIRATGIKVENFTPLANTLKQLGMPLYGCQTPDGYKNTQEAWLNPDAMTRRLNFATALASGRLRLAMPLNPTKNNQLSRNQPVDALQLANTLGNSFSKKTQTAIASSPPQLRAALILGSPEFMYR; via the coding sequence ATGATTGTGAAACCGAAATATTTGGTAGTGTCACTGTTTATCTTGCTAGGAGGAATTTATCCTAGTGATGCAGTCTCCACACCCCCTGACCCGAAAATATTACACGTGATCAATCGCCTCAGTTTTGGCCCTCGTCCTGGAGATGTAGCGAAAGTCAAAACTTTAGGTATAGAAAATTACATAAAATCACAACTCTCACCAGATTCTATTCCGGAACCGCAAAGCTTGACAAATCAATTGTCACAGCTTGAGACTCTGAACATGAGTCCAGTGGAACTATACAGAGAATATGCGCCTGTTTTTAAAGCTCAACAACCAGCCCAGCAAGCCCTTCATGGGAAGGTACGATTAGTAATTCAACAGGCAGTCCAAGCACGCTTACTCAGGGCAACACAAAGCCCTCGACAACTGCAAGAAGTGATGGTGGATTTTTGGTATAACCATTTCAATGTTTATGCGGGCAAAGGACTGGATCGGTTGTGGATAGGAGTATACGAGCAAGAAGCCATTCGACCTTATGTACTGGGCAGCTTTCGCGACCTCTTGGAAGCAACAGCCCGCCATCCTGCCATGCTCTTTTACTTGGATAACTGGCAAAATACTGCTCCTGGTAGTCCTGGTGCGCGGGGAAGATTTCAAGGTATCAACGAGAACTATGCTCGTGAATTGATGGAACTCCACACCTTGGGGGTAGACGGTGGTTATACTCAACAAGATGTGGTTGCCTTAGCACGAATTTTAACAGGTTGGGGATTCCGTCGCGATCGCCAGACTAGTACTGGTTCAGGATTCTACTTTGACCCAAAGCGGCATGACTTTAGCGATAAGGTTTTCTTGGGACACACAATTAAGGGTAGCGGCGAAGCTGAAGTTGAACAAGCCTTAGATATCTTAGCTCGCAGTCCTGCAACTGCTCATCACATTAGTTATCAATTAGCTCAGTATTTCGTGAGCGATCGTCCTCCTGAAACTTTGGTAAAACGTCTACAAGAGCGCTTTTTAGCAACCAATGGTAATATTCGGGAAGTTTTAAATACCCTATTTCACAGTCCAGAGTTCTGGGATACGAGTAACTTTAATACAAAATTTAAAACACCATATCAATACGTGGTATCTGGAATACGAGCAACAGGTATCAAAGTTGAGAATTTTACTCCCCTGGCTAACACTCTAAAACAATTGGGAATGCCTCTCTACGGTTGCCAAACTCCCGATGGTTACAAAAACACACAAGAGGCATGGTTAAATCCTGATGCTATGACTCGCCGTCTTAACTTTGCCACTGCCTTAGCCAGTGGACGTTTACGGCTGGCAATGCCACTTAATCCAACTAAAAACAACCAACTAAGCCGCAATCAGCCAGTAGATGCCTTGCAATTAGCAAATACACTTGGCAATTCTTTTTCCAAAAAAACCCAAACTGCTATTGCTTCGAGTCCTCCTCAATTGCGGGCAGCATTAATCTTAGGCAGTCCAGAGTTTATGTATCGCTAG
- a CDS encoding PadR family transcriptional regulator, whose amino-acid sequence MSLAYAIMGLLQEEQRTGYELKTNCFDQYLVHLWPADQAQIYRTLDKLLEQGWITCSIEIQCDRPNRKVYSVTEAGKAEFIRWLQSPQPLPTLREPLLLQLFFAAHLPNEAIVQLLEQQLAARIEKLTECEKINLPMLGDQYVSREQIMQRLVLELVLRREQIYIDWLKTVIEIMHHQ is encoded by the coding sequence ATGTCGCTAGCATATGCAATAATGGGTCTGCTTCAGGAAGAACAGAGGACAGGCTACGAACTGAAAACAAACTGCTTCGATCAATACCTTGTTCACTTGTGGCCAGCAGACCAAGCACAGATTTACAGAACCCTTGATAAATTACTGGAACAGGGTTGGATTACTTGTAGCATTGAGATTCAATGTGATCGCCCTAATCGCAAAGTCTACAGTGTGACGGAGGCGGGAAAAGCCGAATTCATCCGATGGTTACAATCTCCCCAGCCTTTACCAACACTAAGAGAACCGTTACTCCTTCAGTTATTTTTCGCAGCGCACTTACCTAATGAAGCGATCGTTCAACTCCTAGAACAGCAGCTAGCTGCACGTATTGAAAAACTAACTGAGTGTGAAAAGATTAATTTACCCATGCTTGGCGATCAGTATGTGAGTCGTGAACAGATTATGCAAAGACTTGTATTAGAGTTGGTGTTACGTAGAGAACAGATTTATATTGATTGGTTGAAGACGGTTATTGAGATTATGCATCACCAGTAA